GATACTCACACATTTAAAGTTTCAAAAAAATTGGGACTTTTAGAAAACAGAACTTACAATCTAAAATCTGCTTTAGAAATATCGCAAAAACTAAGAGAGTTTGATGCAAACGACCCTATAAAATATGATTTTGCGATATATAGACTGGGACAAGAAAAGATTATTTAATTTTTTCTTTCAATAAATCTATTTTTTTATTTGATTCTATTATCTTATTTAAAGAAATTTGTTCACTTAATATTTGGCTATAAACTGTATCAACTATCTCTTTTAAAGTAATTGGTTTTGCAAGTTGATTTGCAAAAAGTAGTAAATTTACACCACTATTTATAGCCAAAGTAAGAGTCTGTTTTAAATCATAATGTTTGCTAATAGCACTCATTTGTAAATCATCAGTTATCAAAACACCTTTAAATCCTAGCTCTTGTCTTAAAAGTTTTGTATTTATATTATAAGATAGTGTAGCTGGATAGTTTTTATCTAAGTTTTCATTAAAAACATGAGCTGTCATAATCATATCTGCTTTATTGTTTTTAATAAAATATTTGTATGGTTCAAGCTCTTTTTTATCCCATGTTTTTGTAATATCTACAAAACCTAAGTGAGAATCAGCCAAAGATGAACCATGTCCTGGAAAATGTTTTAAAGTTGAAATCACACCCTCTTTTTTTAGTTCATCCACGAAAATAGAAGCATATTTAATAACAATTTGTGGATTTTCCCCAAAACTTCGCCCTCGTGTAACAATTACTTTATTATCTTTATTTATAGCCAAATCAACAGATGGTGCAAAATCAAGATTTATTCCAACACTACTTAAATCTTTTGCCATTGCTTCATAGCTCTTTTTTGCAAAAACTTTACCATTTTGTGATATTTCACTAGCTTTTAAAGTGTTTACAAATCCAGCTTCACTTTTTAATCTTTGAACAACTCCACCCTCTTGGTCTATAGAAACAAGAAGTTTACTTTTATTAATACTTTGTAGTTGTTGATTTAGCTTCTTTAGTTGAGCTTTATTCTCTATATTTTTTGCTTTTGTCTTATCATTTGGGTCTTTATCAAAAAGTATAACTCCACCTAAACCAAACTCAATATCTTTATAAATTTGACTATTTTTATCTATACTAGTACCAGTAAATCCTAATACAACCATTTTTGCTATCATTTTTTCAATATCTTTTTTTGAATAGTTATCTTGTGCAAAACTTGAAACTATCATAAATAAAACAATTATTAAACCTCTCATAAATCCTCCTATTTAACCCAATTCTTGTAATTTGTAAATGCTGGGAACTGCTTTTTAAACTCACTCTCTTCAAAAGAAAAACTGTAACTATCCATATACTCTTGCAATATTTCATAAGACTTTTTAAGCTCCATAAACTTTTCATTACTTCCACCACTCATATCTGGATGATACTTTTTTGATAGTTTTAGGTATCTTTTTTTTATATCTTTTTTGCTCATATTTGAAATAATTCCAAACAGTTCAACAGCTTTCATAAAATCATCATAGTTCATATAAATCCTTTAAAGAAGATATTGTACAAAAATATTATGATTAATCTACTTATTGTATAATGCCAAAATTTTTTTAAAAAGGTATTTTTATATATGAATTTTTTAGCTTCGTTTATTAGAATTGCTATATTTATTGGTATTTTATATTTAATTTTCACAAATTTTGGACTATTTTTAGCAATTATTGGTGGAATTGTTCTATTTTTTATAATTATTATATATTTTGTAAAAAGAGCTTTAAGAAAAAGAGCTCAACAGTTTCAATTTGAATTTAATAGTTTTACAAGAGAAGATTACAATAATTTTGATTTTAAAAACTTCAACAATTTTAATAACCAAAATTTTCAAGGAAACTTCTATAATAAGGGTTCAAAACTTCAAGAAGCAAAAGAGT
Above is a genomic segment from Aliarcobacter cryaerophilus containing:
- a CDS encoding glycoside hydrolase family 3 protein; this encodes MRGLIIVLFMIVSSFAQDNYSKKDIEKMIAKMVVLGFTGTSIDKNSQIYKDIEFGLGGVILFDKDPNDKTKAKNIENKAQLKKLNQQLQSINKSKLLVSIDQEGGVVQRLKSEAGFVNTLKASEISQNGKVFAKKSYEAMAKDLSSVGINLDFAPSVDLAINKDNKVIVTRGRSFGENPQIVIKYASIFVDELKKEGVISTLKHFPGHGSSLADSHLGFVDITKTWDKKELEPYKYFIKNNKADMIMTAHVFNENLDKNYPATLSYNINTKLLRQELGFKGVLITDDLQMSAISKHYDLKQTLTLAINSGVNLLLFANQLAKPITLKEIVDTVYSQILSEQISLNKIIESNKKIDLLKEKIK
- a CDS encoding J domain-containing protein yields the protein MNFLASFIRIAIFIGILYLIFTNFGLFLAIIGGIVLFFIIIIYFVKRALRKRAQQFQFEFNSFTREDYNNFDFKNFNNFNNQNFQGNFYNKGSKLQEAKEFFGFSATPSKDDIKKRFKELAKIYHPDLNGGDEEKMKKLNEYRDILMQAYGQ
- a CDS encoding DnaJ domain-containing protein; the protein is MNYDDFMKAVELFGIISNMSKKDIKKRYLKLSKKYHPDMSGGSNEKFMELKKSYEILQEYMDSYSFSFEESEFKKQFPAFTNYKNWVK